The bacterium genome includes a window with the following:
- a CDS encoding C25 family cysteine peptidase encodes MKKGLWLAVFLAASAFAYTVQIDTVDVQVNGSSDPAFLGYDVVTLKDATVLPGEPGEPNLPAVIVTVALPKGTKIASVDVSYGEPVVLPGTHRVMPLQEPTPVSAGESRPTPADAAVYSSHEPFPGKLAYSFESGNMGGYGVGSVVLAPVQYVPATGKLTVYPVIDFKLNLTRAAENVYPKVRLDWLDRDIRESLAATVINPWEVTSPSGVRLLDGRDGLDADVFPYLIITNTTLEAKAKELADWKTKKGLYAAVVTMTFIESNYTGRDSAEKVRNCIKDYYENKGTQYICLIGADSVIPVRKVYDSRYSTQEGDHLVPTDNYYGCLDGDFNADGDGYWGEYPGDNVDWVYDVYVGRIQVSSVSDLGEVIDKTLCFEGAAASTETNPYDYHNLVILAGGFLDSSTNEKYLMEYVRDNYLTSSHWTFTELWDNNYPGGAVFNSTNFISHMDLGKGLIGHAMHCNTTVLGTNSGSVYSSNLRNLTNHPKFFGVLYSTGCYPSNTDSASNCAAYFVSAPDGGGVGFAGNTRYGWYMPGNPASGASADFFREYFNQFGLNDVYEAGKLMALHKHPLQGTVSNTTMRYIYFELLHNGDPDIRIPTGNIGTPNVTYEDSIQAAPQTYEVHVGDSADGDVEGALVCVWKGDEVYAAD; translated from the coding sequence ATGAAAAAAGGGCTGTGGCTGGCGGTATTCTTGGCGGCGTCCGCGTTCGCCTATACCGTGCAAATCGATACGGTCGACGTCCAGGTAAACGGTTCGTCCGACCCGGCGTTTCTGGGGTACGACGTCGTCACCTTGAAGGACGCGACCGTGCTACCCGGCGAGCCTGGAGAGCCGAACTTACCGGCGGTTATAGTAACGGTAGCGTTGCCCAAGGGCACGAAGATCGCGTCGGTCGACGTCTCGTACGGCGAACCGGTCGTACTTCCCGGTACGCACCGCGTTATGCCGCTGCAGGAGCCTACGCCGGTAAGCGCGGGTGAATCGCGACCCACGCCGGCGGACGCGGCGGTCTATTCGTCGCACGAGCCGTTCCCCGGCAAGTTGGCGTACTCCTTCGAGAGCGGCAACATGGGCGGCTACGGCGTGGGCAGCGTCGTCCTGGCGCCGGTGCAGTACGTCCCGGCGACGGGTAAGTTGACCGTATATCCGGTAATCGATTTCAAACTGAACCTGACGCGCGCCGCCGAAAACGTCTACCCCAAAGTGCGGCTGGATTGGTTGGACCGCGACATCCGCGAGAGCCTGGCGGCGACGGTCATCAATCCGTGGGAAGTGACGTCGCCGAGCGGCGTGCGCTTGCTCGATGGCCGCGACGGGCTGGACGCCGACGTCTTCCCCTACCTGATTATTACGAACACGACGCTCGAGGCCAAGGCGAAAGAGCTGGCGGACTGGAAGACCAAGAAAGGCCTTTACGCCGCGGTGGTAACGATGACCTTTATCGAGAGCAATTACACCGGCCGGGACTCGGCGGAGAAGGTCCGCAACTGCATTAAGGATTACTACGAGAATAAAGGTACCCAATACATTTGCCTTATCGGGGCCGATTCCGTCATCCCGGTGCGCAAGGTGTACGATTCCAGGTACTCGACGCAGGAAGGCGACCACCTCGTTCCGACCGACAACTACTACGGCTGCCTGGACGGCGATTTCAACGCCGACGGCGACGGCTATTGGGGCGAGTACCCCGGCGACAACGTCGACTGGGTGTACGACGTTTACGTAGGGCGCATCCAGGTCTCGAGCGTGAGCGACCTGGGCGAGGTTATCGACAAGACGTTGTGCTTCGAGGGCGCCGCGGCTTCGACCGAGACGAACCCCTACGACTACCACAACCTGGTTATCCTCGCCGGCGGCTTCCTCGACTCCTCGACCAACGAGAAGTACCTGATGGAGTACGTACGCGATAACTACCTGACGTCGTCGCACTGGACGTTTACGGAGCTCTGGGACAATAACTACCCGGGCGGCGCCGTCTTCAATTCCACCAACTTCATCTCCCATATGGACCTGGGTAAGGGGCTCATAGGCCACGCCATGCACTGCAACACGACGGTGCTGGGGACGAACTCGGGGAGCGTCTACAGCTCCAATCTCCGGAACCTCACCAACCATCCCAAGTTCTTCGGCGTGCTGTACAGCACGGGTTGCTACCCGAGCAACACCGACAGCGCGAGTAACTGCGCCGCCTATTTCGTCAGCGCGCCCGACGGCGGCGGCGTCGGCTTCGCCGGCAACACGCGCTACGGGTGGTACATGCCGGGGAACCCGGCCTCCGGCGCGTCGGCCGATTTCTTCAGGGAATATTTCAACCAGTTCGGCCTCAACGACGTCTACGAGGCCGGCAAGCTCATGGCGCTGCACAAGCACCCGCTGCAGGGGACCGTGAGCAACACGACCATGCGCTACATCTACTTCGAGCTCCTCCACAACGGCGACCCCGACATCCGGATACCGACCGGCAACATCGGCACGCCGAACGTTACGTACGAAGACAGCATCCAGGCCGCGCCGCAGACGTACGAGGTCCACGTGGGCGATTCGGCGGACGGCGACGTGGAGGGGGCGCTGGTGTGCGTGTGGAAGGGCGACGAGGTATACGCCGCCGAC